In a single window of the Pseudomonas lutea genome:
- a CDS encoding 16S rRNA (uracil(1498)-N(3))-methyltransferase, whose product MRLSRFFVDATLSIGEHELPEAQAHYISRVLRMSEGDAVQLFDGSGLEFRATLVEVGKKQVRVQVTESFAGQPESPLQIQLGQGLSRGERMDWAIQKATELGVTQLTPIISERCEVRLKDERAEKRQAHWQQIAISACEQCGRSVVPVINAPVTLADWLKQTDADLKLVLHPVAAPLSSHEKPGSLAFLIGPEGGLNDAEVAQAQEAGFHAARLGPRVLRTETAPVVALSIAQQLWGDFQ is encoded by the coding sequence ATGAGACTGTCCCGCTTTTTCGTTGATGCCACCCTCAGCATTGGGGAACACGAATTGCCTGAGGCCCAGGCCCATTACATCAGCCGCGTGTTGCGCATGTCTGAAGGTGATGCCGTGCAGCTGTTCGATGGCTCGGGCCTTGAGTTTCGCGCCACGCTGGTGGAGGTCGGGAAAAAACAGGTCCGTGTGCAGGTGACGGAAAGCTTTGCCGGACAACCGGAATCGCCGCTGCAGATCCAGCTCGGCCAAGGCCTTTCTCGGGGCGAGCGTATGGACTGGGCCATTCAGAAAGCCACCGAACTGGGCGTGACGCAGCTGACCCCGATCATCAGCGAGCGCTGCGAAGTGCGCCTCAAGGATGAGCGAGCAGAAAAGCGCCAGGCGCACTGGCAGCAGATCGCGATCAGCGCGTGCGAACAGTGCGGTCGCTCGGTGGTGCCGGTCATCAATGCGCCCGTGACGCTGGCCGATTGGCTCAAGCAAACCGACGCGGACCTCAAGCTGGTGCTACACCCGGTGGCTGCGCCACTGAGCAGCCATGAAAAGCCCGGCAGCCTGGCGTTCCTGATCGGCCCGGAAGGTGGGCTGAATGACGCAGAAGTGGCACAGGCGCAAGAAGCCGGTTTTCACGCCGCCCGCCTCGGCCCGCGCGTGCTGCGCACCGAAACCGCGCCGGTGGTTGCGCTGAGTATCGCGCAGCAGCTATGGGGCGATTTCCAGTAA
- a CDS encoding adenosylmethionine--8-amino-7-oxononanoate transaminase produces MGLNDQWMQRDLKVLWHPCTQMKDHETLPLIPIKRGEGVWLEDFEGKRYLDAVSSWWVNVFGHANPRINQRIKDQVDQLEHVILAGFSHQPVIELSERLVAMTPEGLTRCFYADNGSSCIEVALKMSFHYWLNRGKPDKKRFVTLTNSYHGETMAAMAVGDVPLFTETYKALLLDTIKVPSPDCYHRPEGVSWEDHTRTMFAVMEQTLAEHHDSVAAVIIEPLIQGAGGMRMYDPIYLKLLREACDRYGVHLIHDEIAVGFGRTGTMFACEQAGIRPDFLCLSKALTGGYLPLAACITTDDVYDAFYDDYPTLRAFLHSHSYTGNPLACAAALATLDIFEQDNVIENNKVLAQRMKTATAHLVDHPNVAEVRQTGMAIAIEMVQDKASKTSYPWQERRGLKVFEHALTRGALLRPLGSVVYFLPPYVITPEQIDFLAQVATEGIDIATRSSVSVAVRENFHPDFRDPG; encoded by the coding sequence ATGGGCCTTAACGACCAGTGGATGCAACGCGACCTGAAGGTCCTTTGGCACCCCTGCACTCAGATGAAAGACCACGAGACATTGCCGCTGATACCGATCAAGCGCGGCGAAGGGGTCTGGCTGGAGGACTTTGAAGGCAAGCGTTACCTGGATGCGGTGAGCTCGTGGTGGGTCAACGTATTCGGCCATGCCAACCCGCGCATCAATCAGCGCATCAAGGACCAGGTGGATCAGCTGGAACATGTGATTCTGGCCGGTTTCAGCCATCAGCCGGTCATTGAGCTGTCGGAACGGCTGGTGGCGATGACGCCTGAAGGCCTGACCCGTTGCTTCTATGCCGACAACGGCTCTTCCTGCATCGAAGTCGCGCTGAAAATGAGCTTTCATTACTGGCTCAACCGGGGCAAACCGGACAAAAAACGCTTTGTCACCCTGACTAACAGCTACCACGGCGAGACCATGGCGGCGATGGCGGTAGGCGATGTGCCGCTGTTCACCGAGACTTACAAAGCGCTCCTGCTGGACACCATCAAGGTGCCGAGCCCGGACTGCTATCACCGGCCCGAAGGGGTGAGCTGGGAAGACCACACCCGCACGATGTTCGCAGTGATGGAGCAGACCCTGGCCGAGCATCACGACAGCGTCGCGGCGGTGATCATCGAGCCGCTGATCCAGGGCGCAGGCGGCATGCGCATGTATGACCCGATCTACCTCAAGCTGCTGCGCGAAGCCTGTGATCGGTATGGCGTGCACCTCATTCACGATGAGATCGCGGTCGGTTTCGGCCGGACCGGCACTATGTTTGCCTGTGAGCAAGCCGGCATTCGCCCGGATTTCCTTTGCCTGTCCAAAGCGTTGACGGGCGGCTACCTGCCGCTGGCGGCGTGCATCACAACCGATGACGTGTACGACGCCTTTTACGATGACTACCCGACCCTGCGCGCGTTCCTGCATTCCCACAGCTACACCGGCAACCCGCTGGCGTGCGCGGCAGCGTTGGCGACGCTCGACATCTTCGAGCAGGACAACGTCATCGAAAACAACAAGGTGCTCGCCCAGCGCATGAAGACTGCCACGGCGCATCTGGTCGATCACCCGAACGTCGCCGAAGTGCGGCAGACCGGTATGGCGATCGCCATCGAAATGGTGCAGGACAAGGCCAGCAAGACGTCGTACCCATGGCAGGAACGGCGGGGGCTCAAGGTGTTCGAGCACGCACTGACCCGAGGCGCATTGCTGCGTCCGTTGGGCAGCGTGGTGTATTTCCTGCCGCCGTACGTGATCACGCCGGAGCAGATCGACTTCCTGGCGCAGGTGGCGACCGAGGGCATCGACATCGCCACGCGCAGCAGCGTGAGCGTGGCAGTGCGAGAGAATTTTCATCCGGATTTTCGTGATCCGGGGTAG